In Lachnospiraceae bacterium, one DNA window encodes the following:
- a CDS encoding GntR family transcriptional regulator, producing the protein MPIPSKTESIQTLSVKDRIYNVVCEWIIIGVLKSGEKILDSELAQYFDVSRTPVREAIQMLERQKLVKVIPSRGSM; encoded by the coding sequence ATGCCTATACCATCGAAAACTGAGAGTATCCAGACTCTCAGTGTAAAAGACAGGATTTATAATGTTGTGTGCGAATGGATCATTATCGGAGTCCTTAAATCCGGGGAAAAGATCCTTGATTCAGAGCTGGCCCAATATTTTGATGTAAGCCGCACCCCTGTAAGAGAAGCCATCCAGATGTTAGAAAGACAGAAGCTGGTAAAGGTGATCCCAAGCAGGGGAAGCATGTGA
- a CDS encoding ROK family glucokinase: MGMKCIGVDIGGTSVKIGLFETTGELLDKWEVKTCKEDGGVNILPDVAASIRKKLDEMGLDLKKDITGAGMGVPGPVMPDGYVEVCVNLGWRDLNPQEELSSLLDGIPVKSGNDANVAALGEMWQGGGKGYSDLVMVTLGTGVGGGVIIDQKIIAGKHGLGGEIGHIHVRDDEWEHCNCGGVGCLEQVSSATGIAREARRTMAKSDKQSMLRQFGDNVSAKNVLDAAKAGDEMALEVMKTVSHYLGLALAQVALTVDPEIFVIGGGVSKAGQFLIDMVQKDYDYFTPISKNKGKLGLATLGNDAGIYGAARLVL; encoded by the coding sequence ATGGGGATGAAGTGCATCGGTGTTGATATAGGGGGAACCAGTGTAAAGATCGGTCTTTTTGAGACTACAGGAGAGCTTTTGGACAAGTGGGAGGTAAAGACCTGTAAGGAAGATGGCGGAGTGAATATCCTGCCGGATGTGGCAGCGTCTATCCGTAAAAAACTGGATGAAATGGGACTGGACCTGAAGAAGGATATTACAGGCGCCGGAATGGGTGTTCCGGGACCTGTTATGCCTGACGGATATGTGGAAGTATGTGTAAATCTTGGCTGGCGGGATCTGAACCCGCAGGAAGAGTTAAGCAGTCTCTTAGACGGCATTCCTGTAAAGAGCGGAAATGATGCTAACGTGGCAGCTCTTGGTGAAATGTGGCAGGGAGGCGGAAAAGGATATTCTGACCTGGTCATGGTCACTTTAGGGACCGGAGTTGGCGGTGGTGTTATTATTGACCAGAAGATCATTGCGGGAAAACATGGACTCGGGGGAGAAATCGGCCATATTCATGTGCGTGATGATGAATGGGAACACTGCAACTGCGGCGGTGTAGGCTGCTTAGAGCAGGTAAGCTCTGCAACCGGTATTGCAAGAGAAGCAAGAAGGACCATGGCAAAATCTGATAAGCAGTCCATGCTTCGACAATTCGGTGATAATGTAAGTGCAAAGAACGTGTTAGATGCTGCAAAAGCAGGAGATGAGATGGCATTGGAGGTAATGAAGACCGTCAGCCACTATTTAGGTCTGGCACTGGCACAGGTAGCTCTTACTGTAGACCCGGAAATTTTTGTTATCGGAGGCGGTGTATCAAAGGCCGGACAGTTCCTTATTGATATGGTCCAGAAAGATTATGACTATTTCACCCCGATCTCCAAGAATAAGGGTAAACTGGGGTTAGCAACACTGGGAAATGACGCAGGTATTTATGGAGCAGCAAGATTGGTATTGTAG
- a CDS encoding DUF5711 family protein — protein sequence MDNSSLMNRENKKRQLRRQIVPPMYQNEQESEQAIRNAHKKTVRKRMTIFIIAAVLLGGAAFSIYYYDRYHTFYDFQVVWEKSLTEENQEAAIQGEGSFCGYMEFGDGVIKYTKDGASYIDSRGKAIWMQSYEMKSPFVTVNGDFAAIGDKQGNSIYICDRSGCQGQVTTTLPVLSLSVSAKGVVASVQEDSKASYIYLYKKDGSALDIYVKSLLSGDGYPVDVSLSPGGTQWITSFMYLEQGMIKNKIVFYNFGLGKNDPKRVVGIFLPEDLSDAMAGRVRFMDESHAVAFTDKGLQFFSTRVETSPESTSQILLDENIRSISYNDQYAGVITDNGSGADPYCLRIYKPDGSTVFETTFSYQYTGFDIEDDLVMLYNDNSCCIYNMAGTRKFSGTFDFTVNKVLAGRFPGTILIMGNQKMEEIRLK from the coding sequence ATGGATAATTCCAGTTTAATGAACCGTGAAAATAAAAAAAGGCAGCTGCGACGCCAGATCGTTCCTCCTATGTACCAGAATGAACAGGAAAGCGAACAGGCGATCCGCAATGCCCATAAAAAGACCGTCAGAAAACGTATGACGATCTTTATCATTGCAGCAGTGCTTTTAGGCGGCGCTGCTTTTAGTATTTATTATTATGACCGCTATCATACCTTCTATGATTTCCAGGTGGTGTGGGAAAAGAGCCTGACTGAGGAAAATCAGGAAGCAGCGATCCAGGGGGAAGGTAGTTTCTGTGGATATATGGAGTTTGGTGACGGTGTGATCAAGTACACCAAGGACGGAGCTTCTTACATAGACAGCAGGGGAAAAGCCATCTGGATGCAGAGTTATGAGATGAAATCACCCTTTGTCACTGTAAATGGCGATTTTGCAGCTATTGGGGACAAACAGGGAAATTCCATTTATATCTGCGACCGCAGTGGCTGTCAGGGACAGGTTACTACCACACTGCCGGTCCTTTCATTGTCCGTATCTGCAAAAGGAGTGGTAGCTTCTGTACAGGAGGATTCCAAGGCAAGTTATATTTATCTGTATAAAAAGGATGGAAGTGCCCTGGATATTTATGTGAAATCCCTTCTTTCCGGAGATGGTTATCCGGTGGATGTAAGCCTTTCACCAGGCGGAACCCAGTGGATCACCTCGTTTATGTATCTGGAACAGGGAATGATCAAAAATAAGATCGTATTTTACAATTTTGGCCTTGGAAAGAATGACCCGAAACGGGTAGTGGGCATTTTTCTTCCAGAGGATCTAAGTGATGCCATGGCAGGAAGAGTCCGGTTTATGGATGAAAGCCATGCAGTGGCCTTTACTGATAAGGGACTGCAGTTTTTCTCTACCCGTGTGGAAACTTCTCCGGAATCCACCAGTCAGATATTGCTGGATGAAAATATACGCAGCATCAGCTATAATGATCAGTATGCCGGTGTTATAACGGATAATGGGTCTGGTGCTGACCCATACTGTCTGCGCATTTATAAGCCGGATGGAAGCACTGTATTTGAGACTACCTTCAGTTATCAGTATACCGGTTTTGACATAGAGGATGATCTGGTAATGCTGTATAATGATAATTCCTGTTGTATTTACAACATGGCGGGAACCCGGAAATTCAGCGGAACCTTTGATTTTACTGTAAATAAAGTTCTTGCCGGCCGTTTCCCCGGAACTATTCTTATAATGGGAAACCAGAAAATGGAAGAGATACGGCTGAAGTAA
- a CDS encoding LysM peptidoglycan-binding domain-containing protein: protein MGELYELYPKLPKNIRQIGERDTVLRLYVEDYVNTYLKRLKPGNGQNLRVGLLLGNREIHEDMPYVFVDGAMEMELLPQDGEKVVFTEEAWKRAYQQVETMFPRRTVQGWFLCAGEGITLNPLNYWRQHSQYFTGKNQLMYLNSGLDGEEAVYITSTDGFYQLRGYSIYYERNQLMQDYMIARKDILREESRTDDRAIRDFRKKMDEHRTAAVQQKSTVNVLSGLCSVLAVMVLAGGVAMFNNYKKLHEMEEVVASADLGAVIREARGGVYPSEGEKKSRESAMEVLPETMVPDDGLSGTETDTSESGSEAGAADAMVSGQTDAVSGTNEDTARSGQMLQSKVAGSGQESVPETTDGASAQTTAAFAEPANSTPSYKVYIVGEGETLYGICFKEYNNIRKLEEICRINSLTDENSIYAGQKLLLP, encoded by the coding sequence ATGGGCGAATTATATGAGCTTTATCCCAAACTGCCGAAAAATATCCGGCAGATCGGGGAACGTGATACAGTATTGCGGCTTTATGTGGAAGATTATGTGAATACATATTTAAAGCGGCTGAAACCAGGAAATGGGCAGAATCTCCGTGTGGGGCTGCTTCTTGGAAACCGGGAGATCCATGAGGACATGCCGTATGTATTTGTGGATGGTGCCATGGAGATGGAACTGCTGCCTCAGGACGGTGAAAAGGTGGTATTTACAGAGGAAGCCTGGAAAAGGGCATATCAACAGGTAGAGACCATGTTCCCAAGAAGAACGGTCCAGGGCTGGTTTTTATGCGCAGGAGAAGGCATTACCTTAAATCCGCTGAATTACTGGCGGCAGCACAGCCAGTATTTTACAGGAAAAAACCAGCTGATGTATTTAAACAGCGGTCTGGATGGGGAAGAAGCGGTTTACATCACATCCACAGATGGCTTTTATCAGCTGCGCGGCTACAGCATTTATTATGAGCGTAACCAGCTGATGCAGGATTATATGATTGCCAGAAAGGATATCCTTCGGGAGGAAAGCAGGACAGATGACCGGGCGATCCGTGATTTCCGCAAAAAAATGGACGAGCACAGAACGGCGGCTGTACAGCAGAAAAGTACGGTAAATGTCCTTTCCGGCCTTTGCAGCGTACTGGCAGTCATGGTACTGGCCGGAGGTGTTGCCATGTTCAATAATTATAAAAAGCTTCATGAAATGGAAGAGGTAGTGGCATCAGCAGACCTGGGGGCAGTGATCCGGGAAGCAAGAGGCGGTGTATATCCGAGTGAGGGGGAGAAAAAAAGCCGGGAATCAGCCATGGAGGTATTGCCGGAGACTATGGTGCCGGATGATGGGTTGTCTGGAACTGAAACAGACACTTCAGAGAGTGGAAGTGAAGCTGGTGCCGCAGATGCAATGGTTTCAGGGCAGACAGATGCTGTTTCCGGGACAAACGAAGATACAGCCCGGTCAGGACAGATGCTGCAGTCCAAGGTGGCTGGTTCCGGTCAGGAATCTGTACCGGAAACAACAGATGGCGCATCTGCACAAACCACTGCTGCTTTTGCAGAACCTGCTAATTCCACACCATCTTACAAAGTATATATAGTAGGTGAAGGAGAGACGCTTTATGGAATCTGTTTTAAGGAGTACAATAATATCAGAAAGCTGGAAGAGATCTGCCGTATTAATTCCCTGACAGATGAAAACAGTATTTATGCGGGCCAGAAGCTGCTGCTTCCCTGA